AGACATGAAGATCCGTAACAACATCATCGCGTTCACCGGTATCGCCGCCTTTGCTTCGTTTGCGTCGGCGGGTCCTTCGATCAGCGTGAAATACCTCGGCAAGGGCGCCGGACAGAATGTCACGATGACGCTGAACGGCAGTTCGAAGAACGTCTTTGCCGGACAGTTGAATCACCAGTTGAGCAACGCCGCGGGCGGCTACGGCTGGTTGAACGGCAACCACCTCACCTATTGCACCGATCTGACGCAGTACGTCACGAGTACCACCAAGACATACACCATCGAGCAGATCGAGATCATGCCGGGCTCCTCGCCGATGGGCCAGGCCAAGGCCGACGCGATCCGCGCTCTGTTCGTCGCCGCCAACGGTGCGCAGGCGATCGCCGCGACGTCGAACGACTACGCGACCGCATTCCAGCTCGCGATCTGGGAGATCGTGACCGACGGCCCGAGCGCCTCGATCACCGCGAGCAGCTTCACGACCGGAAACTTCCGCGCCAAGAAGACCAACGGAAGCGCCCTCTCGAGCGGCGTGGTCAGCATCGCGACGAACCTGTACGCGACCGCCATGTCGTATCTGCAGACGGGTGGGTCGTCGAATCAGGTGCTTGGCATCGCGAGCGGCAGCTACCAGGATCAGCTCGTGCAGGTGCCGACGCCCGGTGCCGCGGCACTCGCAGGCCTCGGCGGCCTCCTCGTCGCCGGTCGCCGTCGCCGGTGATTCATTCGATCCCTCCCAACCTTCTTCCGTTATTCAACGCACAGCGACCCGCCGGCCAGCAGCTGGCGGGTCACTTTTTCATTCCGCGTCGTGCTCTCAAAGACCAACTTCCGGCTCTTTCCCGAACCCCAATCCCGCCAAGCGCGCTGAAAGGCCTGAGACGGCCCCGCCCGAGCGTGGTAACGTACTGCCAGCTTTTCTCCCCGATGTGCCGGCGGAGCCGGGCGGCGGTGCGGCCATCGCGTGTGCGATCGCCGAAGTCCGACGCTTTCAGCACGGAGTGCGCCAGAGATGAATCGC
The DNA window shown above is from Phycisphaeraceae bacterium and carries:
- a CDS encoding Cys-Gln thioester bond-forming surface protein; this encodes MKIRNNIIAFTGIAAFASFASAGPSISVKYLGKGAGQNVTMTLNGSSKNVFAGQLNHQLSNAAGGYGWLNGNHLTYCTDLTQYVTSTTKTYTIEQIEIMPGSSPMGQAKADAIRALFVAANGAQAIAATSNDYATAFQLAIWEIVTDGPSASITASSFTTGNFRAKKTNGSALSSGVVSIATNLYATAMSYLQTGGSSNQVLGIASGSYQDQLVQVPTPGAAALAGLGGLLVAGRRRR